The stretch of DNA gccgggtCTCCTATAGGAAACAATGGggagcgatttgatttggagtatttattgcgctttaaaggctcctcattgctgattagcacgcatctttcttaggaatcagtgtgctgatgtattccaaacttGCTCTAGTCGTGATCCTGTAGTTTCTAATGGTaataattgccttctttttcttctccgctgcctgtattccgaatagggggtcgtaaCTGCCGTGCACAGGGCACATACGCATGATGGTGAATTTGGTGAATCtcaacctataaaattaattaattttactcagaaaggtttcacgctgtttgttattgtaaggtacttacgattttatattttttgtgtgttttcgtttgttgttcggttttcgtctcttgttcaacaggtgccgcttgcgtcgatttccgtcgtatgaatgtgtgtatgagtgagcaaaaatgtaagagtgaaaggagggtgagtgagagtgagtggctggtttgtcgtcccgtcagatgacgcaccccgaaggtcgctggagaggcgtgttagcttagctcaattggtggagccttggaccggcaatccagaagatgtgggttcgatccctacagctggctaaccttttcagtgactttcatctttcatgctGGTCATGTTAATTTTCGTGTACTTGCGGTTGAGCCAAGATAACACCACTTATAGCTCTTCCCTGGCTTGATTGGCCCTCATTAGCCTCATTCAAGCTGGGAcagtgccaatattggaccaatattgtgtgctgctcggGTAGTTAAAATCCGCAAGAGTACCTGCAATAACAACTTAAGCACACATCCCGAGCTTTCACAAGCCGGCCATAACTATAACTTGTGTCCCCTCGAAACATGTGTCCGTGTCTGCTATGAGGCCCTAGGACATGTCCTGCGGTGTGTGCCAGCCACTAATCCTGCATCTTCGCTCATGATGATGAAGAACAGAAGAACGGCCCAGAAGaataacagtctctgttcgaaatatgggcGGCTATCTTTCTGGGATACTTCCATTCATATTTCTTTACTAGATTTTCTTCCCTTCTGCATCTCTTGATGACATCTAACTGGACACATTACTTCAAAGACAACTGCATGTAATCATTTAATCACACGTACACAAATCTAATTTGTGACCTGCATTTTTTAGCCAGTCGTGGTTCCTTTATACAAACCTTGATTACGTCAAAGTAATATGTTCCGTAATCTGTAACTACACTGTAATCGTAACTGGCAAAGCAATTTGGAACCCGTACATTTATTCGGTCGTAATAAAAGTACGAGTGTCTCGCACATGTGTTTCACTCGACAATAGTTACTTTACACCACTCTGCAGCGAAGTGAACGAGAGTTCCAAAATTATTTGAATTAAGCcttctccaacgtgtgaaaaacACTTTTATTTACATTCTTGGACATTTAGGTATATACATTTGACAACAAGAGCTGTAATGTTAGGACCCATATATCTCCAGCGTTGAAGCGTATCAGGCTGCTAGATTGATTAAACTTCACAGATCATTCGAGTAACATTGGTGACAAGCCATTACCACCCTAAAAAGGTATAACACTGACCAACTTTTTTTAGGAACGTGGTGCTCAAAAGCTGTACTAGAGTTATATCCATTAAAGGTGAGATACTCTATATAAACATAATCACATGCAGCAGTACGCTAATACTTCGATATACCGTAGCTAACCATATAACTAGCACATTTGGAATAAACTCATTTTTTTACACATTTTCGGATGACCTTATGAACGTACTACGGAACGGTACCTTGTAACATAAGGCGCAAGAAGAACAAAAAACGCGTTAGCCACGGCCATCACAAAAGtgattttttgtttcattttggCTCTGGCTAATATTTGTGCTTTCTCGGATGAAGGCAAGGGCTCAGTATACTGCTGTTGAAAGCTCTCTTAAAACTGCCATATCGTCTACAGAGCTCGTGTCCACTGACAACTCGGTGCCACTTGGTACTTAACCACAACCGTTGCCAACAATCGTCAGCATCATGAATGAAAGTCACTCAAGCTAGTCCATTTAAAAACGAAGCTATCCAATTCGGGATCTTGACTACTTCGAAGGGCTCCTTGTAATAGTTTCTTGCCTTCATCATCCTTAGCAGAAACATTTATATGTGGAAGCAAGAGAGAAATATAGTTCAGGAGTAGTGATATCTCAGTCTCTGTTGGACGCCAGAATGAATCACTCTCTACATAATACTTTTGAGTGTTGGCTGCCTGTGCCTGTGAGGCTGAGTGTTGCACAGAAACACTTATCTACTGCCTTGACATCTGAGTGGAGTACCATCAGTTTCAGACAAGGCGTAGTTCTCATACTCATATAGGCCttacaaattttttttttgattgcgtgttagcgccgcgaagcaactgtggctatgagcggcgtacagatgtggacagacggagagaggacagcaggaaggagtgggggacagggggattagtatgcgtcctgggccgacttcagggaactctgccgacattcgtctggaaagtcttcggaaaacccagggaaaacctcagacagcacagccggtggtaggattcgaacccaccacctcccagtctacagcacgaccttggttaccaccaacgagtggacgccttagcccactcggccatgccgctggtgcctTACAAAATGACAGCGGGAGAATAGTCAATAAACTGGCTGCGTCATAATCACAAGAATATAGCAATAATGTCACCAGCTGTTCTCTCATATAACGACTTGCACAGATTCGCGTAGGTGAATCGCCTCCTTCATCAGGACAGTTCATAAGAGAGTGAGGGATGAGGCATCTCACAACATTCATTTTGCTTCTTGTAGCGGAAAGCGCGCAGCACGTGGAACCGACTATGTCGCGCATATTAGGGAATGAATGGGGAAGAAGGAAGTTCACGATATCAACGGCATCAACCACAACCGTTGCCAACAATCGTCAGCATCATGAATGAAAGTCACTCAAGCGAGTCCATTTCTGAAGGGAGCTAACCAATTCGGGATCCTGACTACATTCGAGGACTTCCTCTAATAGCTTTTTGTCTTTACCGTGCTTAGCAGAAACATATGTATGAGGAAGCAAGACAGAAATATAACTTAGGTCTCGTGATCGCGCAATATGTTCTAGACGCGGGATTGGATCAATCCTTGCATAAGACCGTCGGACATCGTAGAGTGTTTCGCGAAAACACACATCTACTGTCCTGACATTTGAGTGGAGAACCATAACTTTCAGACAAGGCATACTTATCATACTGATACCGTCCTTATAAAATGACAGCCGGGGACGCCACAATAAACtcgcagcgtcataatcataaGAATATGGCAATAATGTCACCAGTTCTTCTCTCATATAATATTTTCCACAGGTTCGCGTTGGTGAATCGCCTATCCAATTAGTACAGTTCATAAGAGAGTGAGGGATGAGGCATCTCAGAACATTAATTTTCCTTGTTTTAGAGGAAAGAGCGCAGCACGTGGAACCATCCTTGTCGCGCATATTAGGGAACGAGTGTGGAAGAAGGAAGTTCACGATATCAACGGCACCACTGTCACAGGCCAAGTGAAGAGGTGTCATTCCAACATTGTCACGGGAACTCATTCTAGAGCGGAGTAATAACAACTTCACAACGTCCAGGTGTCCATTTGAGGCGCACACATGCATGGGCGTTCTCCAAAGCACATTGATCACGTCCACTGATGTATAAAAAGGAATGAGAAGCTTCACCACATTTGTGTGTCCCTTCCTCGCGCTCAAGTGCAATGCAGTGTTCTCTTTTTGATCTGTAAAGCACACGGATGAAGGGGAGAGGTGAGTCTTAACAGCTTCCACATTACCTTCCTCTGCTTCTACTAGCAACTTCATACTGCCATCGTCATCGATCATTTCGGTGTAGACATCGTTGGGAGCACCATTTTTTACTCCACGTTGTACATAATGCTGGATATGGCGATTTAAATGCGGCTGTAACAGCTTCATGTAATTAATATAATTTACTGTTTTTATCTCACGTAGCTTTTTCTTGGCCATATCATGTAGGAGTTTACGGCTATAACGATCACCAGCGATCACATCTAAATGGAGGAAGAGAAGTTTCAGGCACCAAATTTCTCCTTGGAAATCCCAGTTAAACCACGTAAACACGGGGCTTCTGCTGATCCTCTGTGCATGCCTAGTGTCACTGTGTCGCAAATAAGGCCATAGGGTTTGCATCACTTTCCTTCCATCACCTTTCGCCCAGACGTACAACGGTGATGAGCCGAACGTTTCAGGTGAGTTCACGAGCGAGTGTGGGATGAGACACCTCACAACGTTGGAATCCCGACTCAAACGATATTCCCAACTTGTCCAAGCAACGTCTAAGCACGTTGCTCTTTTGCAGTTAAGCATGTGCGCATTTGTGTGAGGTAGAAGAAACATCACAGCTTCAAGCCAAAGAGAATCAGAAGCCACATGAAGTGTTGTGTTCAGTCTCATGTGATGTGCGTCATATGTCCGAGTGCGAAGGAGTAACAACTTCATGACCTCCAAATCATCTCTCTTTGCACATTTATCCATCGGAGTTCGTTGCTTATAATCGACAACATTCACTGAAGGATAACGACAAAGAAGTAGCTTCGCAATCTCTGCATCTCTACTCAAGTGCAAAGGAGTTTGAAATTTTCTATTTCTATTGTTAACGGATAAATGTGCGAGGTGAAACTTTGTTGTCTCCAGATTTCCTTCTTTCACACTAATGTGCAACATTGTGTTTCCATGCCGATCAAGAATTCCCATATCGCAGTAAGGAAGGAGCATTTTACAAACAACCTCAGACTTTGCGTAAAAAGGAACAGAGCTATTGTCACCGTCTCTGATATCATCGAGATCTTCAATTACCGAAGGCTCTGCAGAACATCTCAAGCTTCGTTCCTTGCGTGATTCCAATTGGTCTTTGGTGTCTAGTTCTCCTGTACTCTCTCTCGGGGACACATAGCTCAGATACACGTCTAAAACGCCTGGTAGGTCGAGTATCACAGCCGTGAATATTGCTCGCTCTAGAAAACGTCTCTTTTGCTCGAAGGTTTCACACCTGCACAGATTTTGGGTAGAACGTCTCACTGCTTGCTCACTGCATCGAGCGCATATTACGTTGAATCTCTCTATCAGAGCTGAAGTCTCAGTCGGCAGATATTTCTTCATAGCCGTAGTCGACAAATAATTGATAACAGACCCTTCCCACAGATCTTCCATCCACTCTGCGTCCCATGGGGAAAATAGTTCGACGTACCCCAACGGTGACATATTAAATAAATCATTCTTGATTAGTTTATCGTCCATTGGAAGCCTCTTCAATGTTGCTTTATCAGAATGCAGGGCTGCTACGTGCCATGGCGTCCTTTTGATCTCATCGCCAAGCAGCATGTCTTCTGTTTGAATATCACATTGCTCAAAATATGAAGCGTCGTTGTTTATTACAGCAGAGTGAAGTGGAGAGGACGCCGACGCCAGTCCATCGAACAACAGCATTACATCCTCGTAGTCTTCTTTACCATACAATCCGACAACATTTTCCCTAAACCTGgatttttttcttacttttgcCCTTTCCAACAGGTAGTGCGCTGCGAAAAATTCGGCGAAAGTCTTATGAACGAACTCGGGAATTCCTCCTTCGTTAATTCTATTCACAAAACCTTCTTTGAAAGAATCAACACCGGTGATGAAACTTCCTTCGGGATCTAACTGGTCTAATTCGTCTTCATTCAATAATATTTCCAAGGTATCCTGAGGAAATATACACTTCATAGCCAGGAGACCATGGTTTGCGTAGAATGGAGACTTCGCGCCATGGTTGTCCCCTCGCACAGCACTCCGGGAGATGTCTTCCTTCACCTTCTCTTTTCTGTGCACAAGGTGCTTGTACTCGACAAACATCTTGTAGATGTGTACAGTGTATATACTGCCGCCACAAATGTCAGCAATATTAAGAAGTGAAGAGTAATCGTCCGACTTTGTAATTTCCCCGCTCTCCATCTGAGCCATCATACGAAGTAGGAGAGGGGTTTCCAGGATTGTCTTGTTTTTCTCCTTCAATGTCGCGTACACTTGCTGGAATTTTTGCGCAAATGTGTCATTCCTGGTGGCTGGAGTTTCTGTTTGGGCCCTATACCTTTTACGGAAATCATTCTggttttcatcagaaaaaggaacgagatcgTAAGACACTGTGTGCAAGGCATCTTGTACATAAGGTTTAAACACAGTGCGAGTAAGAAGATACACCTTGTAAACGTTTTTGCTAGCTAGAAACTGTATAAGGGCGAGCACACACTTGCGACATTCCTCGTTGACTTCATCGAAGCCATCCAACATGACAACGACCTTGAAAGGGCTTCCATTGTTCAAGCTTTCTTCGAACAAAGCGAACTCCAGACCACGTTTTCCTACCTGGCACAGATTCGCTAGATATTCCAGACTAGGCGATGCAGTTTTAACAGATGCCATTCTCTGAGGAAGGTCGACGTAGAGCACCAACCGCTTCTTGTCTTGAGTTTTTAACTGTGTACACAACCGAGATGCCAACACACTCTTTCCCATACCAGGTGCGCCAGAAACGAGGACGACCTTCTCGGGCACTTTCAGCAACGTCTCTGTAGTATAATCTTCACTCCCAGTCATTGGAAGGTGACTGAGAGGGCCATTTGATTTAATCCACATCAGTCCCTCACCGTATTCACTGATCCGGAACAGATGCACCACCTTCCCCCTGTAATTATTATTTCGCAGGAGAGCTTCGTAGTCACGTGGCTCCTGAAGAACCACAAATTTTTCAAAACTCTCTAAATTATCCTGATGTTTTGCCTGATAACCTTGAGGTACATGTTTTGCAGCACAATCAACTGGACACCCCAAGAGAGCAAAAGCCTCATTGTCGTCATCCAGTCTGCACTTTTTCAGGTCAATTTTCACGTCCCTTGTAAACACTCGCTCCACATAACAGTTCTTAACACTTCCTTCTAGTTCATGAAGGGGAGGTCCCACGTCAATGTTCAGTGATTCACATAGCTTTAGGAAAACTGAAGTGTCTACACAACGTAAGAAGGTGTCGATATTCATTGCTTCAGGCAAGCAAGAAACATATCTGCCCTGAAGTTCTACgccagattttttaaaaacttTTGTTTTGCAGCTCTTCGCGACATGCTCCAAACTCGCTTCATGGACGTTAGACACTAAAGGTTTCTTGTCAAAAAGTGCTTCTTCTTCCACTTGCTTCAACAAGTCATCCTTGCCACTGTCTTCCACAAGCAAGATCACTTTCGCTCCGGTCACACTGGACACGTCACTCAAAAATCTGAGATCCCGTCCGAAGTTTGTGTTAGGACGGACCGTCACTAGCACAAATGCACATTTGTTATCCACTAACACATCTGTCCCGTCCGTCTGGGATGTCTCGAAAAACAAGTATGGCTGGCCTGAAGATTTCACAGCGTTGTGAACCATTATTTCCAGAAGACCCAGCTCTGGACCGGTAAGTACGTGAAGCGATCCTTCTTTCCAGATACTCTTCTTTAATGGTTTCTCGAATTTGACGTCAAGCTTGCCAATGTTGAAAGATCTTTGGAGTCTagcgttttcttctttgatcTTTTCTGCGTCTGCTGAAGGGATTCCACTGTGAATGAATTCCCGCATGTCCAGCATGACATGGTCCTTGAAAAAATTTAGTAGTTCGGGTACTTCTTGTTCCAGAAGCCTATGACCTTTGTCGCAACCATGTTGAACCAGAACGTGAGGGATCCGTACAATTAATTCTTCTTCTTGATTTCCGTCCTTTAAAGCTTGCTGGATGAGAAGGTTCAGTTCTTCTTCCCTCGATTTTATGTCATTCATGATGTCATTGTATTGCTTTTCCCGCTTGGTATCGTCGCTGTAATATGGCTTGCCATCATTCCTGTACACTAGGTAAAGTGCCATATGACATAACTCGTGAATAAGTGTTCCCCAGACTTCGGCTTCTGCAGCGCGGCCCCCGATGAAAACTCTTTGTTCTTCGTAGTAAGTAAGGCCGATGTCGCCTCTGTTGCAGCTTCCCGTGATCCCTTGAACATTTTCACTGTTGTAGTCGAACGTTATTTCCAGGTGTGGCGCTCTTGCAGCCACTTTGAGAATAATCCTGTTTAATTCATTACTGGAGAGCTGCTTAAACATCTTCTCCAATCGTACACCGAAGTCATCACATCTGGTGACGCTTTTTGATTTGCTTTTCAAATAGTCGATGTAAGAGTCATCGCATTCTGTGGTGTAATATTGTTGTCGACGAATTTCAGCTTGTTCAAGGCGTCTGAAATGTTGGTAACACAATGATTCTTTGTCGTTCTTGAGTCCACATTCCCGCGAGACTAAGAGGCCATGTATACGAATGGCTTTCCTTTTAACAGCTCTGCAACGAGCTGACTCATCTGTGACAGGATCCAACCACAGTTTCAATGCAGGTGCAGCATCCAGGCACTTCAGAACACGAGCCTCGTCTTTCGCTGCAATGGCTTCGTGCATTTCCTTCCTGACGTCTTCCCACTGTGGCGACCTTTCCATGTCGGCGTCAGATTCAGATGTCGAAGCCATATTTCTGTACATGAAGCGAGAAATTCCTGTAATATTGAGATGGGAATTAGGAACAGACTAATTGAAATACAACAAACAAGACAACAAGTACAACAGGTCAAGTGTGGTAATTCGTTTGGACCGCGACACCCGTCTTTCCATTTTAGCGTCgcgaaccgtttttttttttcgcttttctttttcatcaCGCCATGCGAGCTTGTGACGCACGTGAACCACGTCACGAGTTGGCGGATATGGAAAATAATAGGCTACCGAAGTTCCAGGTTTTTGACCTACCTCCCTAACGCGCGTCAGGAAGAATGCCCAAATATTTTCCAACAATCTCTTTTATATGATTTGACAGAGCGTTTAATGACAACCAGGACCATGTAGCCCATTTCAACCCTTTTGTAGTTGCAGAAAAGCATTTACGCACCCAAaaagctctttttttttgcagctgAGGCGCACTTATTTTACCTCGACATCCGCAAATCCGCGAACCTCAACGGTAGAGCAAACAGTACAGCAGCACTTGTGCAGCAAGCGTGGGGAACTTTAAATGCGTGACCTTAATGACTACCAAGATACGAGCCTTGAAAAAGTGAGGAAGCGCAGTGCTCGAAAAGGTCAGACTTCAACATTATGTTAAAAAAACAGCTGTCTTATATTTTCAGCTATCTTCTCTGCCAATGTACTTCCGAAGCACTAGGCTTCAACGTATGCTGGAACGAAAAACATCCGAGAGGTCAACCGAGCCACCGCGCCTGATTCTACCTGAAATCACCCTGCCCAGGACTAGATTCAGATTCAAACGAGCAGCCTTTACTATACTCTAGGCAAGGGAGACTCAGATCCAGAATAAAGGGAAAGAATGCACTTGGACGTCTCCTCCATAGTGAATATGATGTACTTAACGTGAATttctgaataataataattaaaaaacgagaaaacagGAGATTAGAACAGCACGAGGAAGCCAATATGGACAATGAAAGACTGAAAGGCAATGTGAAACAACAATAATATTGGGATAAAAGATTAGTACAAATCATTAATGGATTCAGAACAATGCTAGGAGAGAATACGACTGTAGCAACAGAGGTTTTCTAGTATGTCCTTTCCAGCTAGTAGTGTTTGTTTGTCTGCTTGTGTTACCTCACACTTGGGTAGGGTCTGAGACATACAAGACGAACAGACAGAACAGGACTCAAACAGCAAAGGAATTGTCTTTGTCACAGGTAGGCTAGTTCGGAGAAAGGAGGTCATGTATAGACCGCGTGGGAGAGGGTTGGGTAATGCATTCTTCGAGTCCagctaaataaaataaatatatacacCCTACAACAGAGCAAAGAAATACAAGATGGCGCTTCTTTCATAGAACTGTCACGAACACCCTTGATCAATCTTCCTTGGGGATCTAACTTCCCTAATTCATCTTCATTCAATAAGATTTCCAAGATATCCTGAGGAGATATAGACTTTATAGCGAGGAGACAACGGCTTGAGTAGAATGAAGACTTTGCGTTATGGTTGTCCCCCGCACGGCACTTAGGGAGatgttttctttcattttctttttcttttctgtgtacAAGGTGCTTGTATTCGGCAAACATCTTGCACACGTGTACAATGTATATACTCCTGTCACCAGAATTGTCGGCAGTATTAGGGGGCAAAGAGCAATCGTCACACTATGCAATTTCTCCATACTTCATCTCAGCCATCGTACGAAGTAGGAAGAGGGGTTTCTAGGATTGTTTTGTTTCCCTTCTTCGGTGACGTATACATTTGGTGGAACTTCAGCAAAGATGCAACATTCGTGGGGGCTGAAGTTTCTCTCTCGCCCCTATATTTTTCGAGGAAGCCATCCTGTTTGTACTCAGTAAAAGGACAAAGTTCATATGACACTGTGTGCAATGTATCTTCGGCACCACGTTGAAACAGGGTGTGAGTAACAAGGTATATCGTGTACACTTTGACCTTAGCCAGAAACAGTATAAGATCCAGCACTCATCCCATGTAACGCCTTGACGGATGTTACATGGGATTGTGGATGTTGACTTCATCAAAGAGAACGATTCACGACAACTAGGCTCACAGGGAGAGACACACAAACCGTTCTTGTTC from Ornithodoros turicata isolate Travis unplaced genomic scaffold, ASM3712646v1 Chromosome44, whole genome shotgun sequence encodes:
- the LOC135374115 gene encoding uncharacterized protein LOC135374115, with amino-acid sequence MYRNMASTSESDADMERSPQWEDVRKEMHEAIAAKDEARVLKCLDAAPALKLWLDPVTDESARCRAVKRKAIRIHGLLVSRECGLKNDKESLCYQHFRRLEQAEIRRQQYYTTECDDSYIDYLKSKSKSVTRCDDFGVRLEKMFKQLSSNELNRIILKVAARAPHLEITFDYNSENVQGITGSCNRGDIGLTYYEEQRVFIGGRAAEAEVWGTLIHELCHMALYLVYRNDGKPYYSDDTKREKQYNDIMNDIKSREEELNLLIQQALKDGNQEEELIVRIPHVLVQHGCDKGHRLLEQEVPELLNFFKDHVMLDMREFIHSGIPSADAEKIKEENARLQRSFNIGKLDVKFEKPLKKSIWKEGSLHVLTGPELGLLEIMVHNAVKSSGQPYLFFETSQTDGTDVLVDNKCAFVLVTVRPNTNFGRDLRFLSDVSSVTGAKVILLVEDSGKDDLLKQVEEEALFDKKPLVSNVHEASLEHVAKSCKTKVFKKSGVELQGRYVSCLPEAMNIDTFLRCVDTSVFLKLCESLNIDVGPPLHELEGSVKNCYVERVFTRDVKIDLKKCRLDDDNEAFALLGCPVDCAAKHVPQGYQAKHQDNLESFEKFVVLQEPRDYEALLRNNNYRGKVVHLFRISEYGEGLMWIKSNGPLSHLPMTGSEDYTTETLLKVPEKVVLVSGAPGMGKSVLASRLCTQLKTQDKKRLVLYVDLPQRMASVKTASPSLEYLANLCQVGKRGLEFALFEESLNNGSPFKVVVMLDGFDEVNEECRKCVLALIQFLASKNVYKVYLLTRTVFKPYVQDALHTVSYDLVPFSDENQNDFRKRYRAQTETPATRNDTFAQKFQQVYATLKEKNKTILETPLLLRMMAQMESGEITKSDDYSSLLNIADICGGSIYTVHIYKMFVEYKHLVHRKEKVKEDISRSAVRGDNHGAKSPFYANHGLLAMKCIFPQDTLEILLNEDELDQLDPEGSFITGVDSFKEGFVNRINEGGIPEFVHKTFAEFFAAHYLLERAKVRKKSRFRENVVGLYGKEDYEDVMLLFDGLASASSPLHSAVINNDASYFEQCDIQTEDMLLGDEIKRTPWHVAALHSDKATLKRLPMDDKLIKNDLFNMSPLGYVELFSPWDAEWMEDLWEGSVINYLSTTAMKKYLPTETSALIERFNVICARCSEQAVRRSTQNLCRCETFEQKRRFLERAIFTAVILDLPGVLDVYLSYVSPRESTGELDTKDQLESRKERSLRCSAEPSVIEDLDDIRDGDNSSVPFYAKSEVVCKMLLPYCDMGILDRHGNTMLHISVKEGNLETTKFHLAHLSVNNRNRKFQTPLHLSRDAEIAKLLLCRYPSVNVVDYKQRTPMDKCAKRDDLEVMKLLLLRTRTYDAHHMRLNTTLHVASDSLWLEAVMFLLPHTNAHMLNCKRATCLDVAWTSWEYRLSRDSNVVRCLIPHSLVNSPETFGSSPLYVWAKGDGRKVMQTLWPYLRHSDTRHAQRISRSPVFTWFNWDFQGEIWCLKLLFLHLDVIAGDRYSRKLLHDMAKKKLREIKTVNYINYMKLLQPHLNRHIQHYVQRGVKNGAPNDVYTEMIDDDGSMKLLVEAEEGNVEAVKTHLSPSSVCFTDQKENTALHLSARKGHTNVVKLLIPFYTSVDVINVLWRTPMHVCASNGHLDVVKLLLLRSRMSSRDNVGMTPLHLACDSGAVDIVNFLLPHSFPNMRDKDGSTCCALSSKTRKINVLRCLIPHSLMNCTNWIGDSPTRTCGKYYMREELVTLLPYSYDYDAASLLWRPRLSFYKDGISMISMPCLKVMVLHSNVRTVDVCFRETLYDVRRSYARIDPIPRLEHIARSRDLSYISVLLPHTYVSAKHGKDKKLLEEVLECSQDPELVSSLQKWTRLSDFHS